The following proteins are co-located in the Vigna unguiculata cultivar IT97K-499-35 chromosome 9, ASM411807v1, whole genome shotgun sequence genome:
- the LOC114163998 gene encoding BURP domain-containing protein BNM2A-like, producing the protein MRLGFASWSFILCTLVIFLILQEGGARKVTKTSSREIELKEASYNLQNFATEGLVLDSIIQLEGAGINLKKKKKKMKKHVHDEDHDEDDDDDDDKAKGKKRKGDDKGKDKKKEKKHKSEKIIESYKTSHDDHKHMDPELNVFFTPNDLRVGKIMPIYFSKKNSSNSPKFLTREEAENVPFSSKHLPYLLKFFSIPKHSPQAKAMKYTLKQCEFENMEGETKFCATSLESLFDFAHYLFGSDAQFKVLTTVHLTNSTTLLQNYSISEVKVISVPNVIGCHPMPYPYAVFYCHSQQSDTKLYEVLVEGENGGRVQAAAICHMDTSKWDRDHVSFRVLKVEPGTSPVCHFFPSDNLVWVPLSVAP; encoded by the exons atgagacTTGGATTTGCTTCTTGGAGCTTCATCCTATGCACCCTAGTCATCTTTTTG ATTCTGCAAGAGGGTGGAGCTAGAAAGGTAACCAAAACATCTAGCAGAGAAATTGAACTGAAGGAAGCATCGTATAATTTGCAGAATTTTGCAACAGAGGGTCTTGTACTTGACAGCATCATTCAGCTTGAAGGCGCTGGTAtaaacttgaagaagaagaagaagaagatgaagaagcaTGTCCATGATGAGGACCATGATGAagacgatgatgatgatgatgacaagGCTAAAGGGAAGAAACGAAAGGGAGATGATAAAGGAAAAGacaagaagaaggagaagaaacaTAAAAGCGAAAAGATTATTGAAAGCTACAAGACATCTCATGATGATCACAAACACATGGACCCTGAATTGAATGTGTTTTTCACCCCAAATGATTTAAGGGTTGGGAAAATCATGCCCATCTACTTCTCCAAGAAAAACTcttcaaattctccaaaattTTTGACCAGAGAAGAAGCTGAAAACGTTCCCTTCTCATCAAAACACCTACCATACCTTCTGAAATTCTTCTCCATCCCAAAACACTCACCCCAGGCCAAGGCCATGAAATACACACTCAAACAATGCGAATTTGAAAACATGGAAGGAGAAACCAAGTTCTGTGCCACATCCCTGGAATCCCTGTTTGATTTCGCGCACTATCTGTTTGGGAGCGACGCACAGTTCAAAGTTCTGACCACTGTTCATCTCACAAACTCAACAACTCTACTACAGAACTATAGCATATCAGAAGTGAAAGTGATTTCGGTTCCAAACGTTATAGGGTGTCACCCTATGCCTTACCCTTATGCAGTTTTTTACTGCCACAGTCAGCAGAGTGACACGAAGCTCTACGAGGTGTTGGTGGAGGGTGAAAATGGAGGAAGAGTTCAAGCTGCAGCTATTTGCCACATGGACACATCGAAGTGGGACCGAGACCACGTGTCCTTTCGTGTGCTCAAAGTAGAGCCTGGAACCTCCCCTGTTTGCCATTTCTTCCCTTCTGATAATCTTGTCTGGGTACCTTTATCTGTGGCTCCATAA